In Phaseolus vulgaris cultivar G19833 chromosome 10, P. vulgaris v2.0, whole genome shotgun sequence, a single genomic region encodes these proteins:
- the LOC137817900 gene encoding uncharacterized protein, translating into MSVEAQRTDDAFVVDMVFTKADLEDVVPHDNDLLVISAVTAGRKVHRVLVDQGSSTDVMFWTTFNKLQLSPDMLRPYDGCFYGFAGDHVEVRGYLELRTTFTDGTASRTESIRYLVVNAFSAYNMLLGRPTLNRLGATPSTRHMKMKLLDLTGKVITIKSNEKEAKRCYENSLKAR; encoded by the coding sequence ATGTCGGTAGAAGCACAGAGAACCGACGACGCCTTCGTCGTAGACATGGTCTTTACTAAGGCCGACCTAGAGGACGTTGTCCCCCACGACAACGATCTATTGGTAATCTCAGCGGTAACcgcaggaaggaaggtgcaccgtgTGCTGGTAGATCAGGGAAGCTCGacagacgtaatgttctggacGACTTTCAACAAACTACAACTATCCCCCGACATGCTAAGGCCCTATGACGGTTGTTTCTACGGTTTCGCAGGAGACCATGTAGAGGTGAGGGGATACTTGGAGTTGAGGACCACCTTCACAGATGGCACCGCGTCACGAACGGAGAGCATCAGGTACCTTGTCGTCAACGCCTTCTCTGCTTATAACATGTTGTTGGGTAGACCAACACTGAACAGGTTAGGGGCGACGccgtcgacaaggcacatgaagatgaagctactgGACCTGACAGGaaaggtgattaccatcaaATCAAATGAAAAGGAGGCCAAGCGAtgctacgagaatagcctcaaggCAAGGTGA